A single genomic interval of Nitrospiria bacterium harbors:
- a CDS encoding segregation/condensation protein A, with translation MEEISTAPYEVRLEVFEGPLDLLLHLIKKSEINIYDIPIALITHQYLEYLSLLKSLNLAIAGEFLVMAATLIHIKSKTLLPPMEFEEEEEETDPRTELVRRLVEYKQFKEAADQLWEREKIWQNVFWKEPTPVASEPEAFPPLEVNLFDLLDAFKEILERAPENHSMAITMEELSVKDKMNLILEEIEKENSIAFRMLFQKDHTRMEIVVTFLALLELVRLGLIKAMQVESFGPIRLFQGEGHKNGG, from the coding sequence ATGGAGGAAATATCTACCGCACCCTATGAAGTGAGGCTAGAAGTTTTTGAAGGGCCTCTAGATCTTCTTCTGCATCTCATTAAGAAAAGTGAGATTAATATCTATGATATTCCTATCGCCTTGATAACCCACCAGTATTTGGAATACCTTTCCCTGTTGAAATCCCTTAATTTGGCCATTGCAGGGGAGTTTTTGGTCATGGCGGCAACGCTTATTCACATCAAATCCAAAACCCTCTTACCCCCGATGGAATTTGAAGAAGAGGAAGAAGAAACAGATCCCAGGACCGAGTTGGTTCGCCGATTGGTTGAATATAAACAGTTTAAAGAGGCTGCGGACCAATTGTGGGAGAGAGAGAAAATTTGGCAGAATGTGTTCTGGAAGGAACCCACACCCGTTGCTTCTGAACCGGAAGCGTTTCCCCCATTGGAGGTCAATCTCTTTGACCTGCTGGATGCCTTCAAAGAAATATTAGAGCGGGCACCTGAAAACCATTCCATGGCCATCACCATGGAGGAGTTATCGGTTAAAGATAAAATGAATTTAATTCTGGAGGAAATTGAAAAAGAAAATTCAATTGCCTTTAGAATGTTGTTCCAAAAGGACCACACCCGTATGGAAATTGTTGTAACCTTTCTTGCCCTTTTGGAGCTGGTTCGTCTAGGGTTGATTAAAGCGATGCAAGTGGAATCTTTCGGGCCGATTCGTTTATTTCAAGGGGAGGGACATAAAAATGGAGGATAG
- the accC gene encoding acetyl-CoA carboxylase biotin carboxylase subunit, whose protein sequence is MALFKKVLVANRGEIALRVIRACKELRIPTVAIHSEADTTALYVKKADEACLVGPGPVAGYLNIFRIIDLAKQKGVDAIHPGYGFLAENPEFADACKANGITFIGPSGNAIRTMGNKVLARQAMKKAGISVVPGIWENLSSSKEALTIAREFGYPVILKAAAGGGGRGLRICRDDQELTRNFTLAKSEAKGAFGNDDLYMEKYIESPHHIEFQILADHFGSVIHLGERDCSIQRRHQKLIEIAPSLFLDEALRNEMGEVAVKSAQAVGYSNVGTVEFLVDQNKNYYFLEMNTRIQVEHTVTEEVTGIDIVKEMIRISAGEPMTVTQRDVTLRGYAIECRINAEDPMRDFMPTPGKITAYYSPGGFGVRIDGNVYSGYEVPPYYDSLLAKLTVRGRTWEAVLERMDRALEEFIIRGVKTTIPFYQRIMQDENFRKGIFDTHYIDDRLEKLVYTVNKDPVGLVLAVSAAIVDQFRQELFPNEQTEKQTR, encoded by the coding sequence ATGGCGTTATTTAAAAAAGTTTTGGTGGCGAATCGGGGAGAGATTGCTCTTCGGGTTATTCGGGCGTGTAAAGAGTTGAGGATTCCCACTGTGGCCATTCACTCCGAGGCGGATACCACTGCCCTCTATGTAAAAAAGGCCGATGAAGCCTGCCTCGTAGGACCGGGTCCTGTGGCGGGGTACCTCAATATTTTTCGTATTATAGATCTGGCAAAACAAAAAGGGGTGGATGCCATTCACCCCGGTTATGGCTTTTTGGCCGAAAACCCCGAGTTTGCGGATGCCTGTAAGGCCAACGGAATTACATTTATTGGACCTTCTGGGAATGCTATCCGAACCATGGGCAACAAAGTACTGGCCAGACAGGCTATGAAAAAAGCGGGGATTTCAGTGGTTCCTGGCATTTGGGAAAATTTATCCTCCTCCAAAGAGGCTTTAACCATTGCCCGTGAGTTTGGCTACCCGGTTATTTTAAAAGCCGCTGCCGGGGGGGGAGGCCGTGGCCTTCGAATTTGTCGGGATGACCAGGAATTGACGCGGAATTTCACCTTGGCAAAATCTGAGGCCAAGGGGGCTTTTGGAAATGATGATCTTTATATGGAAAAGTATATCGAATCACCTCACCATATCGAATTCCAAATTCTCGCGGACCATTTCGGATCGGTTATCCATCTGGGGGAAAGGGATTGCTCCATTCAGAGACGACATCAAAAACTGATCGAAATTGCTCCTTCCCTCTTTTTGGATGAAGCCCTCCGCAATGAAATGGGGGAAGTGGCTGTGAAATCTGCCCAAGCCGTTGGGTATTCTAATGTCGGGACTGTGGAGTTTTTGGTGGACCAAAATAAAAACTACTATTTTTTGGAAATGAATACCCGGATTCAAGTAGAGCATACGGTCACCGAGGAGGTGACTGGAATCGATATTGTCAAAGAGATGATTCGAATATCTGCGGGAGAACCGATGACGGTAACCCAAAGGGATGTTACCCTTCGGGGTTATGCCATTGAATGCCGGATCAATGCAGAGGACCCCATGAGGGATTTTATGCCCACACCGGGAAAAATTACAGCCTATTATTCACCGGGGGGATTTGGGGTACGAATCGATGGAAATGTTTACTCCGGGTATGAGGTGCCTCCCTATTACGATTCGCTATTGGCCAAGCTAACGGTTCGAGGAAGAACCTGGGAGGCGGTTTTAGAGCGGATGGACCGGGCACTGGAAGAATTTATCATCCGTGGGGTAAAAACAACCATTCCCTTTTATCAACGCATTATGCAGGATGAGAATTTTCGAAAAGGAATATTTGACACCCATTATATTGATGACCGCCTCGAAAAATTAGTTTATACTGTAAACAAAGACCCTGTGGGCCTTGTATTGGCCGTCTCTGCCGCGATTGTGGATCAATTTAGACAGGAATTGTTTCCTAATGAGCAAACAGAAAAACAAACCCGTTAA
- the trpS gene encoding tryptophan--tRNA ligase, producing MKRKKRVLSGMQPSGKLHLGNFVGALSNWKELQETYDAYFFIADWHAVSTNYKETGQIRELSKQMLIDWLSVGLDPEKSTIFLQSKVPDHAVLHLLLSMIVPLPWLERNPTYKEQQQQLVHRDLSTYGFLGYPVLQASDILIYRADYVPVGIDQLPHLELTREIARRFNDIYKPVFLEPEALLTKTPKMLGTDGRKMSKSYNNAIYLSDSEKVLREKLKTMVTDPQRVRRTDPGNPEVCPVFSFHQTYSTLEEIKEVDQGCRTAGIGCIDCKKIVADHLAEELAPVWESRKKWEKDDKQLKEILNEGSLFASQKASETMKEVKGAMEL from the coding sequence ATGAAAAGGAAAAAAAGGGTGCTCAGTGGAATGCAACCAAGTGGAAAACTTCATTTGGGGAATTTTGTAGGGGCATTGTCAAATTGGAAAGAACTCCAAGAAACTTATGATGCCTACTTTTTTATTGCCGATTGGCATGCGGTTTCGACCAATTACAAAGAAACAGGGCAGATTAGAGAACTATCCAAACAAATGCTCATCGATTGGTTGAGCGTGGGTTTGGATCCTGAAAAATCTACAATTTTTCTTCAATCTAAGGTTCCCGATCACGCGGTTCTTCATCTGCTTCTCTCAATGATTGTTCCGCTTCCTTGGCTGGAACGAAATCCGACCTATAAGGAACAACAGCAACAGTTGGTGCATCGGGATTTGTCTACCTACGGTTTTTTAGGGTACCCTGTTCTTCAGGCTTCTGATATTTTAATTTACCGAGCGGATTATGTTCCGGTGGGAATAGATCAACTTCCCCATTTGGAATTAACTCGGGAAATTGCGAGACGATTCAATGATATTTATAAACCGGTTTTTCTTGAACCGGAGGCCTTACTCACAAAAACGCCGAAAATGTTAGGGACCGATGGTCGGAAAATGAGCAAAAGTTATAATAACGCTATTTATTTGTCCGATTCCGAGAAAGTTCTTCGGGAAAAATTAAAAACTATGGTGACCGATCCCCAGCGTGTTCGCCGAACAGATCCCGGGAATCCCGAGGTGTGTCCTGTTTTTTCCTTTCACCAAACCTATTCAACTTTGGAAGAGATCAAAGAGGTTGACCAAGGCTGCAGGACTGCGGGAATTGGATGTATAGACTGCAAAAAAATTGTTGCAGACCATTTGGCGGAAGAATTGGCTCCTGTGTGGGAATCCCGTAAAAAATGGGAAAAAGATGATAAACAACTGAAGGAAATCCTTAATGAGGGTTCCCTCTTTGCATCTCAAAAAGCCAGTGAAACCATGAAAGAAGTGAAAGGGGCAATGGAACTTTAA
- a CDS encoding site-2 protease family protein: MNDLPEIIRQISIISIPVLLAITLHEAAHGFVANKLGDPTAKHLGRLTLNPIAHIDIFGTILIPIFLFISTGFVIGYAKPVPVNFANLRHPKRDMVYVAGAGPGVNLLLALACGILFRVILYFFPAHTLSSSSQFGNGLTASILVPLLLMLIAGVKWNVLLALFNMIPIPPLDGGRVMVGLLPDAQSRFLSQLEPFGFLIVMFLVFMNPFGIMSHIFHPLLQGITTGILGVRI, translated from the coding sequence GTGAATGACCTGCCTGAAATTATTCGGCAAATTAGTATTATTTCTATTCCTGTTTTACTGGCCATTACACTGCATGAAGCGGCCCATGGGTTTGTGGCCAATAAACTGGGTGATCCCACAGCGAAGCACCTCGGGCGTCTTACCTTAAATCCCATTGCACACATTGATATCTTCGGAACCATTCTAATTCCCATTTTTTTATTTATCAGCACCGGCTTTGTCATTGGATATGCCAAACCGGTCCCGGTCAATTTTGCTAATCTAAGGCACCCCAAGCGGGATATGGTTTATGTGGCAGGTGCGGGTCCTGGAGTGAATCTTCTTCTGGCATTGGCATGCGGAATTCTTTTTCGGGTTATCCTTTATTTTTTTCCCGCACACACCCTCTCTTCCTCAAGTCAATTTGGGAATGGGTTAACTGCTTCTATTTTGGTTCCCCTATTACTCATGTTGATTGCCGGGGTTAAGTGGAATGTCCTGTTAGCACTTTTTAATATGATTCCAATTCCTCCGTTAGATGGGGGAAGGGTCATGGTGGGTTTGCTTCCCGATGCCCAATCCCGGTTTTTAAGCCAGTTGGAACCATTTGGTTTTTTGATCGTAATGTTTCTGGTTTTCATGAATCCTTTTGGAATTATGTCCCATATTTTCCATCCCCTTCTTCAAGGCATAACAACGGGGATATTAGGGGTTCGAATATAG
- the scpB gene encoding SMC-Scp complex subunit ScpB, with amino-acid sequence MEDRELLPIVESLLFMSGEPVPLDRLHGILEGIDKGRILNTLSTLRDQYDQNGHGLQLVEVAGGYHLVTRPECSPWIKRLEKVKSGLRLSKPALETLAIIAYKQPVIRAEIEQIRGVDSMGVIKTLLERHLIKINGRRDAVGRPIVYGTTKDFLMNFGLKSLSELPTLRDFQEIAKSEGEGDDENDSKIENGNGISPSLETVDKGNVEEEEEADIISEELRLETHVPS; translated from the coding sequence ATGGAGGATAGGGAACTGTTGCCCATTGTTGAATCTCTTTTGTTTATGAGCGGTGAACCGGTTCCCCTAGATCGGCTTCATGGAATTCTGGAGGGAATTGACAAAGGCAGAATTTTAAATACCCTTTCCACCTTACGAGACCAATACGATCAAAATGGGCATGGACTCCAATTGGTGGAAGTTGCCGGAGGCTACCATTTAGTCACCCGTCCTGAATGTTCCCCATGGATCAAACGGCTTGAAAAGGTGAAATCGGGTTTACGTTTATCCAAACCAGCGCTTGAAACCCTTGCCATAATTGCTTATAAGCAGCCCGTGATCCGTGCGGAAATTGAACAGATCCGGGGGGTGGATTCTATGGGGGTCATCAAAACGTTGTTGGAGCGTCACCTCATTAAAATCAATGGGAGACGGGATGCGGTGGGTCGGCCCATTGTTTACGGAACCACTAAAGATTTTCTCATGAATTTTGGGCTAAAGAGCCTTTCGGAATTGCCCACCCTACGTGATTTTCAAGAAATTGCCAAATCTGAAGGAGAGGGGGATGATGAGAACGATTCCAAAATTGAAAACGGAAACGGAATTTCCCCTTCTTTAGAGACGGTTGATAAAGGAAATGTGGAAGAGGAAGAAGAGGCGGATATCATTTCCGAGGAGTTGAGATTGGAAACTCACGTTCCTTCCTAA
- a CDS encoding acetyl-CoA carboxylase carboxyltransferase subunit alpha, which yields MSEYLDFEKPIMEIEEKIQKLRSYSGKSPATLVEEIKKLEAKAREVQKEIYVKLTPWQKNQISRHPKRPHLSDYIPLLFKDFIELHGDRLYADDQALVGGLATFAERHVMIMGHAKGRTMKEKVQRNFGMPHPEGYRKALRLMRLAEKFEKPVITFIDTPGAYPGLEAESRGVSEAIARNLMVMSRLRVPIISVVIGEGGSGGALALAVSDRILMLEHSVYSVISPEGCAAILWKDSGKAESAAESLRITAKDLRELGVIDNIVMEPAGGAHRNMGQAAQSLSQALESHLNTLGSIPIDLLLEERYKKFKKMGVFGEA from the coding sequence ATGTCTGAATATCTTGATTTTGAAAAACCGATAATGGAAATCGAGGAAAAAATTCAAAAGCTCAGAAGCTATTCAGGGAAAAGCCCCGCAACACTTGTGGAGGAGATCAAAAAACTAGAAGCGAAAGCCCGGGAGGTTCAAAAAGAAATCTATGTAAAACTGACCCCCTGGCAGAAAAACCAGATTTCACGTCATCCTAAACGCCCTCACCTCTCCGACTACATTCCCCTGCTTTTCAAAGATTTTATAGAATTGCACGGAGACCGTCTTTATGCGGACGACCAGGCTCTGGTGGGAGGACTGGCCACATTTGCAGAACGCCATGTTATGATTATGGGCCACGCCAAGGGCCGTACTATGAAAGAAAAGGTTCAACGAAACTTTGGGATGCCCCATCCCGAGGGATATCGAAAAGCTTTGAGGTTAATGAGATTGGCTGAAAAGTTTGAAAAACCGGTCATCACCTTCATTGATACCCCCGGGGCATACCCTGGCCTAGAAGCGGAATCCAGAGGCGTCTCAGAGGCCATCGCACGCAATTTAATGGTCATGTCCCGATTACGCGTTCCCATTATTTCCGTTGTCATTGGAGAAGGAGGAAGCGGAGGGGCATTGGCCTTGGCTGTTTCCGATCGTATTTTAATGCTTGAACATTCCGTTTATTCCGTTATCTCTCCTGAGGGCTGTGCAGCAATCCTTTGGAAAGATAGCGGAAAAGCGGAAAGCGCTGCAGAGTCTCTCAGGATTACGGCAAAAGATCTCAGGGAATTGGGAGTGATTGACAATATTGTGATGGAACCCGCCGGGGGAGCCCATCGGAATATGGGACAGGCGGCTCAATCCCTATCCCAGGCCCTTGAGAGCCACCTCAATACATTGGGATCTATCCCGATCGACCTTCTTCTTGAGGAACGATACAAAAAATTTAAAAAGATGGGTGTTTTCGGGGAAGCTTAA
- a CDS encoding DNA polymerase III subunit alpha, protein MTTQQDFVHLHLHTQYSLLDGANRVDRLIDQAHQMGMSSIAMTDHGNLFGAIDFYQKAKKAGINPIIGCEAYVAPKSRFDRDAHQPPFHLILLSTNLTGYKNLIKLISAAHLEGFYYKPRIDKELLSEHHEGLIGLSGCLRGEVPHLLDKGYRQEAKQAADDYEQILGKGNFFFEIQGNRLPEQLKVNKELIQISNEMDLPLVVTNDCHYLHKEDCRAHDILLCLQTGKTINDTNRMRFETDQLYFKSPQEMWADFCEVPEALLNTKRIAERCNLDLDLNTSHLPHYHVPKETTREALLEKLAKEGLQNRVKENSGEQKLDLNLYEQRLNDEISMINSMGYAGYFLIVWDIIHYAKENKIPVGPGRGSAAGSLVAYTLQITDIDPLRYGLIFERFLNPERISLPDIDMDFCMEKRDQVIDYVIDKFGADHVAQIITFGTMAAKASVRDVGRVLEIPYAEVDRFAKLIPNTLNITLEQALVDEPRIKEVAKTDPKFQELLDLARALEGTTRHASTHAAGIVISKEPLTEHVPLYRGTNNEVVTQYAMGDVEKIGLIKFDFLGLKTLTVIDHTLRLVNHKRKAEGETSLQLSSIPMKDKKTFSLLGKGETTGVFQLESSGMRDILVKMKPESFEDIIAIIALYRPGPIGSGMIDDFIKRKRGKTKIQYEVPQLEEILKETYGVIVYQEQVMKIANLLAGFSLGEADLLRRAMGKKKPEEMEKMKTQFLMGAKSKGLKPKKAEKIFDLMAYFAGYGFNKSHSAAYAMISYHTAFLKAHYPMEFMAALLTCDMGNSDKVVKNINECRAMGIRILPPDVNESQRDFTVTKKEIRFGLAAVKNVGTAAIDSILSVRDQDGGFVSLSHFCRQVDLRRVNKRVIEGLIKCGAFDSTGGKRAHLMEIMEKTIEEGGKFQEEKERGQMSIFGGPSPLPPRDFSNAQGSQLEEWDDATLLRYEKEILGFYITGHPLAERKDEIKRLASHAMEQLGDLRDGSEVRLVGILIHRKIATTKKGDKMAYVRLEDLTGSLEVIVFPDLYKTCSDVLTTDAPLLVVGNLDNGEKGLRLKATKLDSLNKIKTRLASKVEIQINADQTQSQDLQNLKNILSKYRGGCDVFLKFSSTHQGESVIAIPSDLRVTPTPLFISEIEGSFGKGTVLIK, encoded by the coding sequence ATGACCACACAACAAGATTTTGTACATCTGCACTTACATACACAATATAGTTTGCTGGACGGAGCCAACCGGGTTGACCGCTTAATTGATCAGGCCCACCAAATGGGCATGTCTTCCATTGCCATGACCGATCATGGCAACCTTTTCGGCGCCATCGACTTTTACCAGAAAGCCAAAAAGGCAGGAATCAACCCGATTATCGGCTGCGAGGCCTATGTCGCACCCAAAAGCCGATTTGACCGGGATGCCCACCAGCCGCCTTTTCATTTAATCCTGTTATCCACCAATCTTACCGGGTACAAGAACCTCATTAAATTGATCAGCGCGGCCCATTTGGAGGGGTTTTATTACAAACCCAGAATCGATAAAGAACTTTTATCGGAACATCATGAAGGATTGATAGGCTTAAGCGGATGCCTCCGGGGAGAGGTCCCCCACCTCCTTGATAAAGGGTATAGACAGGAAGCGAAACAAGCGGCCGATGATTATGAGCAGATTCTTGGAAAAGGAAATTTCTTTTTTGAGATTCAAGGAAATCGTCTTCCTGAACAGTTAAAGGTAAATAAAGAGCTGATTCAAATCTCAAATGAAATGGATCTTCCCTTGGTGGTCACCAACGACTGCCATTACTTGCATAAGGAAGATTGCCGGGCCCATGATATTCTGCTTTGTCTGCAAACGGGAAAAACCATCAATGATACAAACCGGATGCGGTTTGAAACCGACCAACTCTATTTCAAATCACCACAAGAGATGTGGGCCGATTTCTGCGAGGTTCCCGAAGCTCTTTTAAATACAAAACGGATTGCCGAACGGTGTAACCTGGACCTGGATCTCAACACCTCTCACCTTCCCCATTATCACGTCCCCAAGGAGACAACCCGCGAAGCCCTCCTTGAAAAACTCGCAAAGGAAGGACTTCAAAACCGGGTCAAGGAAAATTCAGGGGAGCAAAAACTTGACTTAAACCTTTATGAACAACGACTAAATGATGAAATCTCCATGATCAATTCCATGGGGTATGCGGGATACTTTTTAATTGTTTGGGACATCATTCATTATGCCAAAGAAAACAAAATCCCGGTAGGACCCGGCCGGGGATCAGCCGCGGGAAGCCTTGTGGCCTATACACTTCAAATCACCGATATCGACCCTCTCCGTTACGGTCTCATCTTTGAACGGTTTCTCAATCCGGAACGTATCTCCCTCCCCGATATCGATATGGACTTCTGCATGGAAAAACGGGATCAGGTCATTGATTATGTCATCGATAAATTCGGGGCAGACCACGTAGCTCAAATCATCACCTTTGGAACCATGGCCGCAAAGGCGTCGGTCCGGGATGTGGGTAGGGTCCTTGAAATCCCCTATGCAGAGGTAGACCGCTTCGCAAAGCTTATTCCCAATACCCTTAACATTACACTAGAACAGGCATTGGTCGATGAACCCCGAATTAAAGAAGTGGCCAAAACGGACCCGAAATTCCAGGAACTTTTAGATTTGGCCAGGGCACTGGAAGGAACCACCCGCCATGCCTCTACCCATGCCGCAGGAATTGTGATTTCCAAGGAGCCCCTTACCGAGCACGTTCCTTTATACCGTGGAACCAATAACGAAGTGGTCACCCAGTATGCCATGGGTGATGTGGAAAAAATCGGGCTGATCAAATTTGACTTTTTGGGTCTGAAAACACTGACTGTCATCGATCACACCCTTCGCCTGGTGAACCATAAAAGAAAAGCGGAAGGGGAAACCTCTCTTCAGCTCTCATCTATTCCCATGAAAGACAAAAAGACCTTTTCCCTCTTGGGTAAAGGGGAAACAACAGGAGTGTTTCAATTGGAAAGCTCGGGAATGCGGGATATCTTGGTTAAAATGAAGCCTGAATCTTTCGAAGATATCATTGCCATTATTGCTTTGTACCGCCCCGGCCCGATCGGCAGTGGAATGATCGATGATTTCATCAAGCGAAAACGGGGGAAAACAAAAATTCAGTATGAAGTCCCTCAGTTGGAGGAAATCTTAAAAGAAACCTACGGGGTTATTGTTTATCAAGAACAGGTAATGAAAATCGCCAATCTCCTTGCGGGTTTCTCCTTGGGTGAAGCAGATCTTCTTCGACGGGCCATGGGAAAGAAAAAACCCGAAGAGATGGAAAAAATGAAAACCCAATTTTTAATGGGGGCAAAATCCAAGGGGTTGAAACCGAAAAAAGCCGAGAAAATCTTCGATCTCATGGCCTATTTCGCGGGGTACGGGTTTAATAAATCCCACAGTGCCGCCTATGCCATGATCTCTTATCATACCGCTTTCCTAAAAGCCCATTACCCCATGGAGTTTATGGCGGCCCTTTTAACCTGCGACATGGGAAATTCCGATAAAGTGGTCAAAAATATTAACGAATGCCGCGCCATGGGAATTCGAATCCTCCCCCCGGATGTCAATGAAAGCCAGCGGGATTTTACCGTCACTAAAAAAGAAATCCGTTTCGGCCTCGCCGCGGTCAAAAATGTAGGAACGGCGGCCATTGACTCGATTCTCAGCGTCCGAGACCAGGATGGTGGGTTTGTCAGCCTTTCTCATTTCTGTAGACAGGTAGATTTAAGACGGGTGAACAAAAGGGTTATTGAAGGTTTGATTAAATGCGGTGCTTTTGATTCCACTGGGGGAAAGCGGGCCCACCTGATGGAAATCATGGAGAAAACCATCGAAGAGGGAGGAAAATTTCAGGAAGAAAAGGAACGGGGACAAATGTCAATTTTTGGAGGCCCCAGCCCCCTTCCCCCCCGGGATTTCTCCAATGCTCAAGGATCTCAACTCGAAGAATGGGATGATGCAACGTTATTACGCTATGAAAAAGAGATTTTGGGTTTTTACATAACCGGCCATCCCCTTGCAGAACGGAAAGATGAAATTAAACGTCTCGCGTCCCATGCAATGGAACAACTTGGCGATCTCCGCGATGGATCCGAGGTCCGGCTGGTAGGGATATTGATTCACCGAAAGATTGCAACCACCAAAAAAGGTGATAAAATGGCCTATGTGAGGCTAGAAGATCTGACCGGGAGCCTTGAGGTGATCGTTTTTCCTGACCTCTATAAGACCTGCTCTGATGTGTTAACCACCGATGCCCCACTTTTGGTGGTTGGTAATTTAGACAATGGTGAAAAAGGATTACGGTTAAAGGCAACGAAACTGGACTCTTTGAATAAAATTAAAACCCGTTTGGCCTCAAAGGTCGAGATTCAAATCAATGCCGATCAAACCCAAAGTCAGGATCTTCAAAATTTAAAGAATATTCTCTCTAAATACCGGGGTGGTTGTGATGTTTTTCTCAAATTCTCCTCCACCCATCAAGGGGAATCGGTCATTGCTATTCCTTCGGATTTAAGGGTAACCCCTACTCCCCTATTTATTTCAGAGATCGAAGGTTCCTTTGGGAAAGGAACCGTTTTAATAAAATAG
- the oadA gene encoding sodium-extruding oxaloacetate decarboxylase subunit alpha encodes MSKQKNKPVKITDVTLRDAHQSLLATRLRTEDMVPIAEKIDQVGYWSLEMWGGATFDTMIRYLGEDPWERIRVLRKAMPRTPFQMLLRGQNIVGYRNYADDVVEKFIERAISNGISIIRIFDALNDFRNLKTAIKATLKNGGKVEGTLCYTVSPVHNHQHFVDLAKRLEDMGSDTLCIKDMAGLLSPFAAYDLISKIKKAVEIPIHLHSHDTSGMAVATTLKAIEAGVDIIDTASSPLASGTSHPAVEVLSNILKESKNDPQLNFGLLAEVADYFTKVRKKYKPFESEYTGIDPNVLFYQIPGGMTSNLATQLKDQNALHRMKEVLEEVPRVRKDFGYPPLVTPTSQIVGTQATLNVLTGERYKVITSETKSYLKGLYGKPLAPIDKEVRKKAIGNEEWVEVRPADLIPPELEKMKAEVKDKAKNIEDVLTYCLFPKVALEFFEKRKKGELGKDFLNELKNHIKKDAGPIHLAPSEFNIKVHGESYHIKIGGMGHPGEGGYPYFIYVDDQLEEVFVESLVEVVPSEVGRIDRKAGGHSARPKATEDGDVTTAMPGTVVSVKIRVGDMVKAGDTVLTVEAMKMENEIHTPINGEVKQIYVTEGDKVNPDEVLVVVRG; translated from the coding sequence ATGAGCAAACAGAAAAACAAACCCGTTAAAATTACGGATGTTACGCTGAGGGATGCCCACCAATCCCTTTTGGCCACCCGCCTTCGTACCGAGGATATGGTACCCATCGCGGAAAAAATAGATCAGGTCGGTTATTGGTCTTTGGAAATGTGGGGTGGGGCAACCTTTGATACGATGATCCGGTATTTAGGGGAAGACCCGTGGGAAAGAATCCGGGTTCTTCGAAAGGCCATGCCGAGAACCCCTTTTCAGATGCTTCTTCGGGGGCAAAATATTGTCGGTTATCGAAATTATGCTGATGATGTTGTAGAAAAATTTATTGAACGGGCCATTTCCAACGGGATTTCGATCATTCGGATTTTTGACGCGTTAAATGATTTTCGAAACCTCAAAACAGCCATTAAAGCAACCCTCAAAAACGGGGGAAAAGTAGAAGGGACTCTTTGTTATACCGTCAGTCCCGTTCACAATCATCAACACTTTGTGGATTTGGCCAAGCGACTAGAGGATATGGGCTCAGACACGTTGTGCATTAAAGACATGGCCGGGCTTTTATCCCCGTTTGCAGCCTATGATTTAATTTCAAAGATTAAAAAAGCCGTTGAAATTCCGATCCACCTCCATAGCCATGACACCAGCGGTATGGCTGTGGCCACAACCTTGAAGGCGATTGAAGCAGGCGTAGATATTATTGATACCGCTTCTTCTCCTTTGGCATCGGGAACCTCCCATCCTGCAGTAGAAGTGCTCAGCAATATTTTAAAAGAAAGTAAAAATGATCCGCAATTAAATTTTGGTTTGTTGGCGGAGGTTGCCGATTATTTTACAAAGGTTCGGAAAAAATATAAGCCTTTTGAAAGCGAGTATACCGGTATCGATCCAAACGTTTTGTTTTATCAAATTCCGGGAGGAATGACCTCCAATTTGGCCACTCAATTAAAAGATCAAAACGCGCTTCACCGAATGAAAGAGGTGTTAGAGGAGGTCCCCAGGGTAAGAAAAGATTTTGGTTACCCCCCGTTGGTTACCCCCACCAGCCAGATCGTGGGAACCCAGGCCACTTTGAACGTGTTAACCGGTGAGCGGTATAAAGTCATTACCAGCGAAACCAAAAGTTACCTGAAAGGGCTTTATGGAAAGCCTTTGGCTCCGATTGATAAAGAGGTTCGAAAGAAGGCCATTGGAAATGAAGAATGGGTAGAGGTTCGTCCCGCTGATCTTATTCCCCCGGAATTGGAAAAAATGAAAGCGGAGGTTAAGGATAAAGCCAAAAATATTGAAGATGTTTTAACCTATTGTCTGTTTCCTAAAGTTGCACTGGAATTCTTTGAGAAACGTAAAAAAGGAGAGTTGGGAAAAGATTTTTTAAATGAACTCAAAAATCATATCAAAAAAGATGCGGGTCCCATACATTTGGCTCCCAGTGAATTTAATATTAAAGTTCATGGAGAATCCTACCATATTAAAATTGGTGGAATGGGCCATCCCGGAGAAGGAGGTTATCCCTATTTTATATATGTGGATGATCAATTGGAAGAAGTGTTTGTAGAATCCCTGGTCGAAGTGGTTCCCAGTGAGGTGGGAAGGATTGATCGGAAAGCGGGAGGACATTCCGCCCGTCCTAAGGCCACGGAAGATGGTGATGTGACCACGGCCATGCCTGGCACGGTGGTTTCGGTGAAGATTCGGGTTGGGGATATGGTAAAGGCCGGTGATACCGTTTTAACCGTCGAGGCGATGAAAATGGAAAATGAAATTCATACTCCCATTAACGGAGAAGTCAAACAAATTTACGTCACCGAAGGTGATAAAGTCAATCCCGATGAGGTGTTGGTGGTGGTGCGGGGGTGA